A window from Citrus sinensis cultivar Valencia sweet orange chromosome 5, DVS_A1.0, whole genome shotgun sequence encodes these proteins:
- the LOC127902400 gene encoding putative disease resistance protein RGA4: MVDAFISPLLQQLTSMAVEEAKEQVRLVTGVGKEVEKLTSNLRAIQAVLHDAEKRQVKDETVKLWLDQLRDACYDMEDVLGEWSTARLKLQIDGVDDDPENDVLVCLEKVCSFFPPASCFGCKQLVLRRDIALKIKEINETLDNIDKQKAMFRFAANVIKSTERADQRGPSISSIDVSEIFGRPKEKKELVDRLLCEGSKEQKGPCIISLVGMGGIGKTTLAQFAYNNDDVKKHFDERIWVCVSEPFDEFRIARAVIEALKSGDASNFGEFQSLMQYFEKLVAGKKFLLVLDDVWNEDYSKWEPFYNCLKSGFHGSKILITTHKETVARIMGDMGTRSN, encoded by the coding sequence atGGTTGATGCGTTCATTTCCCCTCTCTTGCAGCAGCTGACTTCAATGGCTGTTGAAGAGGCAAAGGAACAAGTGAGGCTGGTAACGGGCGTCGGAAAGGAAGTGGAGAAGCTGACCAGCAATCTCCGGGCCATTCAAGCTGTGCTCCATGATGCAGAGAAAAGGCAAGTAAAGGATGAAACTGTCAAACTCTGGCTCGATCAACTCAGAGACGCATGTTACGACATGGAAGACGTGTTGGGTGAGTGGAGCACTGCAAGACTCAAACTGCAAATCGATGGAGTGGATGATGATCCTGAGAATGATGTTCTCGTTTGTTTGGAGAAGGTATGTTCCTTCTTTCCTCCTGCCTCTTGCTTTGGCTGCAAACAACTTGTCTTACGTCGTGACATTGCTctgaagataaaagaaatcaacgAAACTCTTGATAATATTGACAAACAAAAAGCCATGTTTCGTTTTGCTGCGAATGTTATTAAGAGTACTGAGAGAGCGGATCAACGAGGGCCAAGTATCTCCTCAATTGATGTGTCCGAGATATTTGGTAGACCAAAAGAGAAGAAGGAACTCGTTGATAGGTTGTTATGTGAGGGTAGTAAAGAACAGAAAGGCCCCTGTATCATCTCACTTGTTGGGATGGGGGGAATAGGCAAAACTACTCTTGCTCAATTTGCCTACAACAacgatgatgttaaaaaacattttgatGAAAGAATATGGGTCTGTGTGTCAGAGCCGTTTGATGAGTTCAGAATCGCTAGAGCAGTCATTGAGGCTCTAAAGTCAGGTGATGCCTCTAACTTTGGTGAGTTTCAATCTCTCatgcaatattttgaaaaacttgtTGCCGGGaagaaatttcttcttgtcttAGACGACGTGTGGAACGAAGATTACTCTAAATGGGAACCATTCTACAACTGTTTAAAGAGTGGTTTCCAtggaagtaaaattttaattaccaCACATAAAGAAACAGTTGCCCGTATTATGGGAGATATGGGAACTAGAAGCAATTGA
- the LOC127902514 gene encoding putative disease resistance protein RGA1 translates to MAQGYLSEKGAKEMEDIGEEYFNILASRSFFQDFDKGDDGEIYKCKMHDIVHDFAQYLCRNECLAVEIHSGEELAISSFEEKKILHLPLTLRRGASVPISIWGNVTGLRGLRSLLVKSDEYSWSSEGLPQLFEKLTCLRALELQVRESWPRNSLIKEIPTNIEKLLHLKYLNLKGQKKIENLPETLCELYNLECLNVDDCQNLRELPRGIGKLRKLMYLHNEDTGCLRYLPAGIGELIRLRRVREFVVGGGYDRACSLGSLKKLNFLQQCGIRGLGGVSDAGEAARAELEKKKYLLKLGLHFDRIRDGDEEQAGRRENEEDEDERLLEALGPPPNLKNLGIDEYRGRRNVVPKNWFMSLTNLRDLSLFWWSNCEHLPPLGKLKSLESLLIYGMQSVKRVGNELSEVRGCN, encoded by the coding sequence ATGGCACAAGGTTATCTTAGTGAGAAAGGAGCCAAAGAGATGGAGGATATTGGTGAAGAGTATTTCAACATCTTAGCTAGCCGTTCATTCTTTCAGGATTTTGACAAAGGTGATGATGGTGAAATCTATAAGTGCAAAATGCATGATATAGTGCACGACTTTGCCCAATATTTATGTCGTAATGAATGTTTAGCAGTAGAAATTCATAGTGGTGAAGAGTTAGCTATTAGCTCTTTCGAGGAGAAAAAAATCCTTCATTTACCGTTAACTCTACGTAGGGGGGCTTCGGTTCCGATTTCCATTTGGGGTAATGTTACAGGATTGCGAGGATTGCGGAGCCTCTTAGTtaaaagtgatgaatattcatgGTCTAGTGAAGGTCTAcctcaattatttgaaaaattaacttGTTTAAGGGCATTAGAATTACAGGTACGTGAATCGTGGCCGCGTAACAGTTTAATCAAGGAAATTCCaacaaatatagaaaaattgttACATTTGAAATACCTTAATTTGAAAGGTCAAAAGAAGATAGAAAACTTACCCGAGACGTTGTGTGAGTTATATAATTTAGAATGTTTAAACGTTGATGATTGTCAAAATCTTAGAGAATTACCTCGAGGGATTGGGAAGTTAAGAAAGCTGATGTATTTACACAATGAAGACACTGGTTGTTTAAGATACTTGCCGGCAGGGATTGGGGAATTAATCAGGCTTCGGAGGGTGAGAGAGTTTGTTGTGGGCGGAGGGTATGACAGAGCATGTAGCCTTGGGTCTCTTAAAAAGCTTAACTTCCTTCAACAATGTGGTATACGTGGGCTGGGTGGTGTGTCAGATGCGGGTGAGGCTGCGAGGGCCgaacttgagaaaaagaaatatctcTTAAAATTGGGACTTCATTTTGATCGTATAAGAGATGGAGATGAAGAACAAGCTGGGAGGAGGGAGAATGAGGAGGATGAAGATGAACGGcttcttgaagccttgggaccACCTcctaatttaaagaatttaggCATAGATGAATACAGAGGCAGGAGGAATGTTGTTCCCAAAAATTGGTTCATGTCGTTAACCAACTTAAGGGATTTATCTCTCTTCTGGTGGAGTAATTGCGAGCATTTGCCTCCTTTGGGAAAATTGAAATCCCTTGAATCTCTTCTTATTTATGGAATGCAAAGTGTGAAAAGAGTGGGTAATGAATTGAGTGAAGTGCGCGGCTGCAATTAG